The DNA segment TTGATCACCGTGTCGGCGACGACCTTGACGCCGGCCGAGTGACACGTGTCGACCATGCTCTTGAAGGCCGCGCGGTCACCGAGCCGGCCCGCGATCTTGTAGGAGACGGGCTGGTACGAGGTCCACCACTGGGAGCCCTGTATGTGCTCGGCGGGCGGGGAGACCTGCACATACCCGTATCCGGCCGGGCCGAGGGTGGTGGTGCACTCGCGGGCAACCGAGGCGAAGTTCCACTCGAAGAGGACGGCGGTGACGTCCTTGGTGCCGGGCGGCGACGCCTGTGCAGTAGTCGGGTACATGCCAACCGAGGCCGCTGCCGCGAGGGCGAGCGCCACGGTGAGGGTTCTGCGTGCCATGTGGGGGTTCCTTCGTCGTTGAAGGCTGTTGCCGCAGGACTGGGTGCCCTTGCTGAAATGTTTCAGCAAACTTGCGGTGACGCAGATGTTAAAGGCCCGCTGCCTGAAAAGGCAGCGGGCCGTGGGAAGTTGATGCAAGAACTTTCAGAAGGGGGCCGTCAGGCCGTGGTCCACCACACCGTGGTGTCGGCCGGGACCTCGGCCCCGGCGGCACTCTCGGTGATCTCCCCGCTGGCGAGCAGCACCCGCCCGTGCGCCGGGACGGTCACCGGCGCGCCGGTGGTGTTGGCGACACAGGTGAACTCCCCGCGCCGGAAGGCGAGTACGCCCTCGGGGGCGGGCAGCCACTCGACGCCGGAGCCCGCGCCGAGCGCCGGCTGTTCGCGCCGGGCGGCGAGCGCGGCCCGGTACAGCTCCAGCGTCGACCCGGCCACGCCGGTCTGCGCCTCGACGCTCAGCTCGCCCCAGCCCGCCGGCTGCGGCAGCCAGCTGCCCCCGCCGCCGAAGCCGTACGAGGAGCCCTCGCGGGTCCAGGGGATCGGCACCCGGCAGCCGTCGCGGAAGCCGTCCTGGCCCGCGCCCCGGAAGTAGGCGGGGTCCTGGCGCACCTCGTCGGGCAGGTCGACCACGTCGGGCAGGCCCAGTTCCTCGCCCTGGTAGAGGTAGGCGGAGCCGGGCAGGGCCAGCATCAGTAGGGTGGCGGCGCGGGCCCGGCGCAGGCCGAGGGCGCGGTCCCCGGCGGTGCGGATCTGGGTACCGAGGCCGGGCGGGTTGGCGAAGCGGGTGGCGTGCCGGGTGACGTCGTGGTTGGAGAGCACCCAGGTGGCCGGGGCGTCGACCGGGCGCATCGCGGCGAGCGTGCGGTCGATGACCTCGCGCAGCTGCTCCGCGTCCCAGTCGGTGCCCAGGTACTGGAAGTTGAACGCCTGGTGCAGCTCGTCGGGGCGGACGTAGTTGGCGGTCCGCTCGATGGTCGGCGTCCACGCCTCGGCGACGAAAATACGCCCGCCCGTCTCCCGCCCCCGCCCTTCCGCGGAAGGCCCTTCGGGCCCCTCCTTCTCCGCGTACTCGTCCAGCACCGTGCGCCACTGCCGGTAGACCTCGTGGACGCCCTCCTGGTCGAAGAACGGCATCACGTCGTTGCCCAGCAGCTTGAGCTGGTCGTGGGCGCCGAGGTCGGGCAGCCCGTCGGCCTTGATCAGGCCGTGGGCGACGTCGATGCGGAAGCCGTCGACGCCCATGTCCAGCCAGAACCGCAGGATGGACCGGAACTCGTCGCCGACCGCCGGGTGGTTCCAGTTGAAGTCGGGCTGCTCGGGCGCGAAGAGGTGCAGGTACCACTCCCCCGGCGTGCCGTCCGGCTCGGTGACCCGGGTCCAGGCCGGGCCGCCGAAGATGGACTCCCAGTCGTTGGGCGGGAGTTCGCCGGCCTTCCCCTTGCCGGGGCGGAAGTGGTACCGCTCGCGCAGCGGCGAGCCGGGGCCCTCCGCGAGCGCCCGCTTGAACCACTCGTGCTGGTCGGAGGAGTGGTTGGGCACCAGGTCCACGATGATCCGCAGGGACAGCTCGTGGGCGTCGCGGATCAGCGCGTCGGCGTCCAGCAGGTTGCCGAACATCGGGTCGACCGCGCGGTAGTCGGCCACGTCGTACCCGGCGTCCGCCTGCGGGGAGGCGTAGAACGGGCTGAGCCAGACGGCGTCCACGCCGAGGTCGCGCAGATAGGGCAGTCTGGCCCGCACGCCGGCCAGGTCGCCCATGCCGTCACCGTTGGAGTCGGCGAAGCTGCGCGGATAGACCTGGTAGATCACCGCGCCGCGCCACCAGTCGCGGTGCTGGGCGGCGGGGGCGACGGCGGTGTCGTCGGCCGGGGCTGCGAGATGCTGCTGGCTCATGGCGTCCTTGGTGCGTGACGAGGTTCGGTTCGTGTCTGGTGCGGGTGCGGCGGGGCGTCAGCCCTTGGTTCCGCCCGCGGTGAGGCCGGTGACGAGGTTCT comes from the Streptomyces seoulensis genome and includes:
- a CDS encoding glycoside hydrolase family 13 protein; amino-acid sequence: MSQQHLAAPADDTAVAPAAQHRDWWRGAVIYQVYPRSFADSNGDGMGDLAGVRARLPYLRDLGVDAVWLSPFYASPQADAGYDVADYRAVDPMFGNLLDADALIRDAHELSLRIIVDLVPNHSSDQHEWFKRALAEGPGSPLRERYHFRPGKGKAGELPPNDWESIFGGPAWTRVTEPDGTPGEWYLHLFAPEQPDFNWNHPAVGDEFRSILRFWLDMGVDGFRIDVAHGLIKADGLPDLGAHDQLKLLGNDVMPFFDQEGVHEVYRQWRTVLDEYAEKEGPEGPSAEGRGRETGGRIFVAEAWTPTIERTANYVRPDELHQAFNFQYLGTDWDAEQLREVIDRTLAAMRPVDAPATWVLSNHDVTRHATRFANPPGLGTQIRTAGDRALGLRRARAATLLMLALPGSAYLYQGEELGLPDVVDLPDEVRQDPAYFRGAGQDGFRDGCRVPIPWTREGSSYGFGGGGSWLPQPAGWGELSVEAQTGVAGSTLELYRAALAARREQPALGAGSGVEWLPAPEGVLAFRRGEFTCVANTTGAPVTVPAHGRVLLASGEITESAAGAEVPADTTVWWTTA